GGGTGTTGCACTTGTTTAGAGAAAACAGCGACCATTTTCAACAATCTTTATTTGAAAGTGTTAACTTCATGGATTCAAGGATAAAGGCTAAACTAGAAAAATCATGGGCACCCATATTCTATAAATACGTGTTCTGCAACATCGATGAAAAACCCTTTTCAGTCTTATACAGTGATACAGGAAGGCCTAACTTCCCGGTTAACATACTCCTTTCCCTGGAATACATAAAACACCTTAAAAACTACTCTGATGATGAACTTATTGAAAACTTTAACTTCAATTACCTGATAAATTACGCTGTAGGAATAAGGACATTAGGAGGCATGAACCTTTCAGAGAAAACCTTGTATGACTTTAGATCAAGGATATACCAATACCTCATAAAACATCCTGAACAAGAGGACTTGATATTCGGGCAATTTCTAAATCTTACCAGTATTTTTGCCAAAGAAGCAGGCATATCCATGAAAGAACAGCGCATGGACTCCACCATGTTCATGTCAAACATCAAAAAAGCAGGAAGAATCGCCCTTGCCTTTGATGTACTTTACAGGGCAGTAAAATCCATCCCTGAAGATAGACTTTCAGAGAACCTGAAAGAAGTCCTCAACCCTAAATTCAAGACAGAAGTGATACATAAAACCAAGCCTTCAGAAAGCGAAAGCAGGCTCGAAATACTCTTGAATCTGTGCCAAGAAGCAAAGGAAACAATCGAAAACATTCCCGGACTTGAAAAATCCGATGCATATAAAATCCTCGCAAGATTCCTGTCAGAACAGGCGTACTACGACGAAAAAACCAAGAGGCTCAAGGCCAAAGACAGCAAAAGCATACCCAGCGATTCCCTTCAGTCAGCATACGATGAGGATGCTACTTATCGCAAGAAGGGGAACAAAGCTGAAAGCGGATACGTTTTAAACCTCAGCGAAACCTGTTCAAAAGAAAATCCCTTCCAGCTCATAACAGACTATACGGTAGAAAAGAACATAAAAAGCGATGTAGAACTTTTAAAAGAAAGACTACCTATTGTAAAACAAAATACTGAATGCCAAGAAGTCTATGTAGACGGTGGTTATTACTCCGAAGAAGTAGTGCAAATTGCAAAAGAAAACGGTGTGGAACTCCACTTTACCGACTTAAGCGGCAGGAAGCCTATTTCTAGGATATCAGTGACCGAATATGAAATAGATGAAGAAACGAAAGTGATAACGAAGTGCCCAAGGGGAATAATACCCATCCATGCCGGTGTTAAGAAGGGGCAGACGGTGGCCCATTTTCCAAAAGAAGCCTGTGCAATGTGTGAATTGAAAAATCAATGTTACTGCAAAGAACAGAAAAAAGATTACGTGGTGAGGATAAATCTAAAATCGATAGAAGCAGCCAAACAACGGGAAAAGATAGAATGTAGGTGTGAGGAAGACAAGAGCAAAAGAGCTGCAATAGAAGGTACCAATTCAGCCTTGAAGAGGGGTCATGGTCTTTCGAAGCTTCGAGTAAGGGGACTTGTAAAATGTAGAGTAAACGTAGGCTTAAAGGTATTGGCCCAGAACTTTAAGCGTTTTGCAAGATACATGTTGGAGCGAGCTAAAAAAGCTATTCCAAAGGTCCGAGGGGGAAGTGTGCCCATATTGGCCCAATAAATGGTAATAACGTATTATAAAGGTAAATATAAGCTTTTCTTGGCGGACTTTAAACTGGATTTTTGTTATCATAGGTGCAAATTACCACAATTTACCTAAATAAATTTGTCAAAGTACAGAAAAGCAGATTCTAAAATTGAGTTTCTACACTAGAATCTAGTTTTATTTCAAATTCAATTTCATGCAATATCGGTATATTATCATATCCATATAAAGGAATTTCGGGTTTTATCTTTCGTGCTTCCTGAACTGCATTTACATAAAGTGCAACCATATTGAATCCTCTTTTTTGGTAAAAACGAATCGCTCTTATATTATCATTGGTTGTAATAAGCCAAATTCTTTTACATTCTTGCTCCTTTGCTTTATGTATTACACGCTCTAACAATTTACTACCGATACCTTGATTTTCAATTAAACTATCAAGGGATACTATTTCACATTCCTCATTATCAATATTATAGGTTATTAAACCTTTTATATCATTATTTACAATAGCCACATACCCTGGTAATTTGTCCATTGAATGAACTTTACCTTTTGAAACCATTATTGGCGAACCCCAATTGCGTATTATAAAATCTATTACTTTTTTCTTTAACTTTTCATCAATTGGCTTAATAACAAGCATGACATTTCACCTCTACTATCTTCTTGAATCTTTTCATCGGAAAATTATATCTTTTTTGCGCTATTAATTTCAACTGTTGCTTCCTTTCTCTCGCATTTTCACTATTACTAATTCTCAACACATAGTCTCTGCTTACTATACCCTATCCTGTTTTCTAAATTATATCTCAATTATTCTCCTGATTCCAACAATATTGATAATTATTCTTATTAGGTGAATTTATAATGAGAAAAGCCAATTTTAAGGAATGTATTGATAAAATTGATAAAATAAAATCAAAAAAAGAAATAATTTTTAAAAACATTTAAATTCTAAAGGAAAACGTCTTTTTTCTACATATCCATACCCTTTTTCAGCAGTATATTTTCTTCTAAAAGTTAATTCCTTTAATGCTGTAACTTTATTCTGATTCTGTATTCTCGACATATCTAAATAGGGGGGTTATATCTATATACTCCATTTTCAAGTAAGCTTTATACTGTGTATCGTAAAATCTCTCAATTGTATTTTTGATTAAATCCTTATCATCTTTAAGAATATAAGAACAACCAGATAGCAAATTAATTAAGACAAATAGAATAACTGCCAATTTGAAAAATTTTTCAAGCCAACTCATCTTTTCCCTCCCATCTCCTTCTTCCTTTTCCATTATAACTTCTTAAATGTTAAAATTTATTAAAAAACTATTAAGTTTTGATTACAAAATGGTTACAGTATAAATTTTTATTTTTATTTAAGAAATATAAAATTCCATTCTCCCTTGACTTAAAAGATTAAGTGTATTACAATACACATTAGGAGGTGTACGTGATGAGAACAAATATAGTCATAGATGAAAATCTCATCAAAGAAGCGTTAAAAATCTCAGGATTAAAAACTAAAAAAGAAGTTGTCAATTTGGCTTTAAAAGAATTTGTAGAAAATCGCAGAAGAAAAAATTTAATGGAGATAAAAGGAAAAATACAGTTTGATGAAAATTATGATTACAAAAAAATGAGGGAAGGCAAATGATTTTGGTAGATACATCTGTTCTAATATCTTTTCTGAAAGGCATAGAAAATGAAAAAGTAAAAAAATTTGAAGAAATAATACAGAATAATATCCCCTTTGGAATAAACAATTTTATCTATCAAGAATTATTACAAGGAGCAAAAACTGAAAATGAATTTAACTTAATTAAAGAATATTTAGGCACACAAAAATTCTATGACCTAAAATATGGCACCAAATCTTATGAAAACGCTGCAAAATTGTATTTCAAGTGTAAGAAAAAAGGAATCACTATTCGCAGCACCATAGATTTACTTATAGCAGAAACAGCCATTGAAAATAATTTATATTTGTTACACGATGATAAAGATTTTTCTTTAATTGCACAAGTTGATGAAAGATTAAAAGAGTATTGATAAGGGCTGTCTTTTTTATTGACAGCCCATTTTTCTTCAAACTATTGTTTATTACGCATCCAAGCATAAAAGCAAAAGACTTTAAATTACTCGCAAAAAGGTTTGTCAATAACCTGTTCCTAAATAAATTTAATAGCTTTCTCCAAAAATCTTTTTATACAAATCTTCACCATAGCTTGTTTGAAGTGGTTTGCCTTCGGTTATTTTAAAAGTACGCTTTCCGTCGTTTCGTCTTTCGGCTCGTAAAAAAATAACATTCTCCAGTTTTTTATTATAAAAACTATAGGCAAATTCAAACAAATGTGTCACAAAGAAAACTTTGATGCGTTTTTCAATCAATGCAGTAATTATTTGCCTTGCAATTTCCGAACCTTCTCTTTCATTTGTCGCAGCAAATGATTCATTAAACAGTACCATGGAATTTGGCTTTATATTGTCTACTATATCACTCATTCTGCTAAGCTCTTCATCAAGCTTTCCACTTTTCATGGTAGCATCTTCTTTCCGTTTATAGTGGGTAAAAATCCCATCACATATGTTAGCAGAAAAATACTCGGCTGGCACAAACATACCACATTGCATCATCAACTGAGCCAAACCTATGCTTCGCAAAAAGGTAGATTTACCCCCTTGGTTAGCACCTGTAATTATTGCCAGATCTTTATTATCAGCATTTAAATCGTTGCCCACGATTTTTTGTTTCATTGTCAAAGCCAAACAGACATCGTATAATCCTTTAAAAGAATGCCTACGTTCACTGGATGCTACCGGAATAGGAAAAGACACCGGCTCTCCAATTTGGGCAAGTTTCTCATATAAATTCAAACAGCCAATGTAAAAAGCCAATTCAGTCCGTAATATGTTAAAAAAACTGAGAATATGATCAGCAGACTGAGCAAGTGCATTTGCCACGAGGTTGATTCCTCTGTCTTTTAAGTCAGATAAAGCTCTTGCCCCGCTTTCATCGCGCTCACTTATATAAAAAGTATAAGCATTCGGTCTTTTTGAAAAAATCCTGTCTATTAGACTTTGTTTTTTATCCTCCTGTTTGCGAAGAATATAATTGACACCTTTATTGCCTTTACCCAACTCAGCACTGATCAAAATTCCATCGCGAAATTCCAGTTCTTTTAAATGATTTTGGATACTTTCAAAATATTCATCATCAAGTTCTTTTTTGAGCATTGTAAAAAACCTTTTAAAACCATATGATTCGAATTTATCAGCATGTTGGTCGGCAATACTCTTTAGTTTTTTCAGCATTTCCATAAACATATGCAATACATCCATTGAGCTATGAAGTATAGCTGCAGGGTACCTGGTGAAAATGCTAAAATAATACTTTTTCTCGTTTTCAATTGCTTCTACTGCTATATTATAGATATTCCTAACAATGGAAGAATTTTTTAGAGAATCCTTCAGAACATCTTGGCGATATAATATTGTATCCAGATCACTATACACGCTGGATAAAACAGATTTTTTGGCTACTTCAAATAAAAAATTATCACCAAGGGACATAGCATTGAACAAAGTGTTTAATTCTAAATCCTGTATCAATGCTTCTTCGTTCGAGGGCAATTTTTGTTGCAGGTCAAAATCATGATCTCTATACATAAGTAAAACTTTCATGATTTTATCCTCTCCTTTAAGCAATTATACGTTAGCCTGTATTTTTCAGCAATTGATATGGCGTATGAAAGCCCATCAGGAGGTCTTCTAACAATTTTATATGTGCGCAATGCCGGATTCTCAGGAACTACCGTACTGACCATACTTACAATTTTTTCGCTTAAGAATGCCAATTCATCTATAAATGTTACCCAGACGCACAGCACATCTAATTGTATTATTTTTTCCATTATCTTCTTACTTAAAAATAATGCGTCTTTTGCTGTGGTAGAGGTAAAAATTTCATTCATTATTATAATACTGTTTGATGTCGCATGAGCAAGAATATTGTGAATTCTAAACAATTCATCTTCCAGTTTTCCACGAAGATCTTTAATATTTTCTTCCTTTTCAAAATGTGTAAATAGTTTATCAAAAAGAAAGAGTTGCGCTTCCTTTCCGGGAACAGGGCAGCCTATACTGGCCAAATAATGCAATTGTCCAAAAGTGCGTGCAAATGTTGTTTTGCCTCCCTGGTTCGGACCGGTAATTACAAATATACGCTCTTTACCTTTTAAATAAAAATCATTACAAACAACAGCCGAATTTTCGTTGATGAGTTTATAAGCCAGAGCTAAATCAAATCCTTCGTAATTATAAACTTCCTTGCATTTACTAGATATTTGTGGATAACAAAATTTTAGTCCAGCGCGCTTGAATAGTGCCATATATTCCAAATAAGCAATATAAAATTGTACTTCCCTATCAAAAGTAGCTATTGTCTCGTCTAAATAATCACTATTTTTCATACAATAATTATCAAGATTAGAAAATATATCATGATATAACTGAGCTACTAAATCCAATATTTTTGCTTCGACATGGTTCATATCTGGCCAATCAGAAAATTTGACTTTATAATCCTTTGCTGCTTCCTGTTTGAATTTTTCAAACGTTTTTTCTACTTCTATACTGTAATCAATTTCAGATTCATATTTACGAACCGTCACACGGTTACCTTTTATTAACAAGCAATATTTTACTGTAGACAAATCAGCTTTAAGTTTTTTCGTTTCACTCAGTAGCAGCTGAAAACGGTCAGAATTAATATAATCTATCAAATATTGACGAAATGCTAAAAAACCACGAGATTTTAACTCTACAGAAGACAAGTCTTCTACTAAATCAGTAATTGCATCACAGTAGATTTCTACAGCATCCAAAAACCATCTTTCTTTCTGGTATTTGTAGTAAAGTTTGTCTGCTTGAGCAAGGTGTTTGCGCATTTCTTGCATTTTTTCCGCAAATGATTTTATATCCTCAAGCAAAACTTCATTTTCAAGATCTTGCATTATTTCATGGCGATACTTGATAGTATCAATATCGTTTAAAGGAGTGTAAAAAAACAGTTTTAAATTATATTCTTCTTTGCCTCTTGTTATGACATCTATAATTTGATCAAGATTTAAGTCAACAAAAAAATCAGGCGCTTCGAATGTTTCTTTTTTTACTCCATCTTCGTTTTTTTCAAATAATATGCTATGGAAAGGCATAAGAAAGTACCTCCCTTTCAAAGTTGTAGGCAAATGCACTAAATACAAAAAAGCTGACAACCCCTACGTTTTTACCGTAGAAGCCATCAGCTGTTTATCAGCAGTTCGGATTTTCCAAAAGGGGGCTTCATCCCTTTTTGAATATTATATCACTTTTTTATGAAGCCTGCAAGAATATGTGAAAATTTACTTCAAAGCATAATGTTTATGTTTATTTGTTTAAAATAAAAAGATTTTTGTATTGTTTTATATCCAAATTTTGTAATACTGCTTATTATTCTATAAGTAAACTTAACAATATAAAATACTAGATATCATTATTTTGTAGTATAATGATAATATGAGAAAAATAAATATTCATTCATTTTATGTTTTGGGAGGGATCTTATTGAATAAAGGTAAAAGTATAACATTCAATACTTTAATACATTGGGAAGAATTTCGCAAGCGTATTATAGTTGAAGGCATTATAACAGGTTTCTTTGTTGGATTGATTATTGCTATTTTAAGATATATTCTTGAAAAAACAAATATTCTTGTAATAAGTGTATACAAAATTCTTCATACAAATCCTTACTTGTTAATTGGCTGGATAATTTTCCTTTCTCTAATAGGCTTATTATTGGGTATAATAGTGAAAAAAGAACCTATGATAAGCGGTAGCGGTATACCTCAAGTTGAAGGCATGATTATCGGTTATATAAAAGTTAACACGAAAATAGACTATCTAAAAGGAGAATTTTGAACATTGACAACTGCATAGGCTTAAACATCCAGCCAGAAAAAAGGTAATAAATATTAAACCAATGCTTTAAAAGCATCAGCTGGGAATTTTTGTAAAGTTATCTAATTATACTACTTAAATTTGGGACACTGTTACTTCTAAACCCAACTTGCGAGCTTCGTTAATAATCCGTTTAACGCGAATTATTTCCTGTTTCTTTCGCACTTCATCGAAAATTCTTTCATCATAGTCAGTGTTATTTTTAAGCATAGTATAAATGATAACTAATATTTTCCTGGCAAGTGCTACTACCGCTTTTTTTGTACCACGGCGCTGCTTTACTTTCCAATACCATGTGGCAAGATATGAATCCCTTATGCGGGTTATACTCCATGCTACTTCACACAGTATCCTCTTTATATAAGTGTTTCCTTTTGTTACTCGAGTGGACTTTTTTTTCCCGCACTTTCATTATTACCGGGACTTAATCCTGCCCATGAGCAAATGTGCTCTGCAGTCTTGAATTTATCCATATCTGTACCTATTTCAGCAATTATTGCAGCAGCTGCCGTTACATCTATGCCAGGTATTCCATCTAGCTGTTCAATCTGTCTCTTGTATTTTTCAATCTCAGCATTAATACTCTCTTCTATCTCATAAAGATGTTTATACGTTTCATCTAAATGATTGAGTAAAAGCTTTAAAAATTCTCTTTGATGCTTATTCATTCTACCATTAATTGATAGCTTTATGTCTTCTATTTTACTGCGTGCTCTCCCTCTTACATAATTTTCAACTTCTTTAGCTGTTATACTTCCATGCTCTGCTATATGGTCTATTATCGCTCTACCTGATACGCCAAATATATCTGTCAAAAAATTTGAAAGCTTAAATCCACAGCTTTGTAAATGCTTCTCTATACGATTTTTTTGAGAAGATATCTCTTCAATTATGCTTTTGCGATATCTCGTAAGGTTGCGTAATTCTCGAATTTCTTGCGGAGGAATAAAGCTTCCACTTAAAAGACCAGCTCTTAATAAAGTAGCAATCCATTCTGCATCTTTCATATCAGTTTTTTTACCGGGTACATTCTTCATATGTTTTGCATTAGCTACTATGATTGATATGTTACCATCAAAAGCACTTTCGAGTACGTTATATACGGGTTGCCAGTATATCCCTGTACTCTCCATGGCAACATGATGACAGTTTTCTGTTTCAAGCCATGTTTTTAATTCTTCAAGGTCTTTTAATAAAGTGGAAAATGTTCTTATCGTTTTTTCCGGCTTTTCATCATTGACAGAACCTTTAAGCAAACAAGCCACTATTGTTTCTTTGTGAACATCTAGTCCACAGCAAACTTCTAGTAAATCCTGCATTTTCTTCACTCCTGTTAAATTTATTACAGGGTTGATTACCTGAGAAAAATAAGAAACTTAACACCCGTGCTGTTCCCATATTGCCTTAATATGGGGCGACAATTGGTTG
The sequence above is a segment of the Thermoanaerobacter ethanolicus JW 200 genome. Coding sequences within it:
- a CDS encoding transposase translates to MLHLFRENSDHFQQSLFESVNFMDSRIKAKLEKSWAPIFYKYVFCNIDEKPFSVLYSDTGRPNFPVNILLSLEYIKHLKNYSDDELIENFNFNYLINYAVGIRTLGGMNLSEKTLYDFRSRIYQYLIKHPEQEDLIFGQFLNLTSIFAKEAGISMKEQRMDSTMFMSNIKKAGRIALAFDVLYRAVKSIPEDRLSENLKEVLNPKFKTEVIHKTKPSESESRLEILLNLCQEAKETIENIPGLEKSDAYKILARFLSEQAYYDEKTKRLKAKDSKSIPSDSLQSAYDEDATYRKKGNKAESGYVLNLSETCSKENPFQLITDYTVEKNIKSDVELLKERLPIVKQNTECQEVYVDGGYYSEEVVQIAKENGVELHFTDLSGRKPISRISVTEYEIDEETKVITKCPRGIIPIHAGVKKGQTVAHFPKEACAMCELKNQCYCKEQKKDYVVRINLKSIEAAKQREKIECRCEEDKSKRAAIEGTNSALKRGHGLSKLRVRGLVKCRVNVGLKVLAQNFKRFARYMLERAKKAIPKVRGGSVPILAQ
- a CDS encoding GNAT family N-acetyltransferase; its protein translation is MLVIKPIDEKLKKKVIDFIIRNWGSPIMVSKGKVHSMDKLPGYVAIVNNDIKGLITYNIDNEECEIVSLDSLIENQGIGSKLLERVIHKAKEQECKRIWLITTNDNIRAIRFYQKRGFNMVALYVNAVQEARKIKPEIPLYGYDNIPILHEIEFEIKLDSSVETQF
- a CDS encoding type II toxin-antitoxin system VapB family antitoxin — its product is MRTNIVIDENLIKEALKISGLKTKKEVVNLALKEFVENRRRKNLMEIKGKIQFDENYDYKKMREGK
- the vapC gene encoding type II toxin-antitoxin system VapC family toxin; this translates as MILVDTSVLISFLKGIENEKVKKFEEIIQNNIPFGINNFIYQELLQGAKTENEFNLIKEYLGTQKFYDLKYGTKSYENAAKLYFKCKKKGITIRSTIDLLIAETAIENNLYLLHDDKDFSLIAQVDERLKEY
- a CDS encoding MutS-related protein, producing MKVLLMYRDHDFDLQQKLPSNEEALIQDLELNTLFNAMSLGDNFLFEVAKKSVLSSVYSDLDTILYRQDVLKDSLKNSSIVRNIYNIAVEAIENEKKYYFSIFTRYPAAILHSSMDVLHMFMEMLKKLKSIADQHADKFESYGFKRFFTMLKKELDDEYFESIQNHLKELEFRDGILISAELGKGNKGVNYILRKQEDKKQSLIDRIFSKRPNAYTFYISERDESGARALSDLKDRGINLVANALAQSADHILSFFNILRTELAFYIGCLNLYEKLAQIGEPVSFPIPVASSERRHSFKGLYDVCLALTMKQKIVGNDLNADNKDLAIITGANQGGKSTFLRSIGLAQLMMQCGMFVPAEYFSANICDGIFTHYKRKEDATMKSGKLDEELSRMSDIVDNIKPNSMVLFNESFAATNEREGSEIARQIITALIEKRIKVFFVTHLFEFAYSFYNKKLENVIFLRAERRNDGKRTFKITEGKPLQTSYGEDLYKKIFGESY
- a CDS encoding MutS-related protein — its product is MPFHSILFEKNEDGVKKETFEAPDFFVDLNLDQIIDVITRGKEEYNLKLFFYTPLNDIDTIKYRHEIMQDLENEVLLEDIKSFAEKMQEMRKHLAQADKLYYKYQKERWFLDAVEIYCDAITDLVEDLSSVELKSRGFLAFRQYLIDYINSDRFQLLLSETKKLKADLSTVKYCLLIKGNRVTVRKYESEIDYSIEVEKTFEKFKQEAAKDYKVKFSDWPDMNHVEAKILDLVAQLYHDIFSNLDNYCMKNSDYLDETIATFDREVQFYIAYLEYMALFKRAGLKFCYPQISSKCKEVYNYEGFDLALAYKLINENSAVVCNDFYLKGKERIFVITGPNQGGKTTFARTFGQLHYLASIGCPVPGKEAQLFLFDKLFTHFEKEENIKDLRGKLEDELFRIHNILAHATSNSIIIMNEIFTSTTAKDALFLSKKIMEKIIQLDVLCVWVTFIDELAFLSEKIVSMVSTVVPENPALRTYKIVRRPPDGLSYAISIAEKYRLTYNCLKERIKS